A section of the Ignisphaera sp. genome encodes:
- a CDS encoding flavodoxin family protein produces MDNDINILLVSASPRRYGAVGFVEKFIIELGKEVEKININAINVYEYNIQPCLGCVSDDIKFCVLPCIIDDDMRNLYNIVLKSDGFIFVTPIYWYNVPGPLKNFIDRLTVLENAIFIEGRSKVEGKVAGFIAVGNDTGALAVIQNLMAIMNSFGITIPPWALAYHESEEDPVYNEKFVLDIANVLRCVVLMVKLLKGKIYHVEYWYRADTDYISTTMKIARRVYDMLLDEIN; encoded by the coding sequence ATGGATAATGATATCAATATACTACTGGTTTCAGCTTCACCAAGAAGATACGGGGCTGTAGGTTTTGTCGAGAAATTCATTATTGAGTTAGGAAAAGAGGTGGAAAAAATAAATATTAATGCTATAAATGTTTACGAATACAACATACAGCCATGTTTAGGTTGCGTATCTGATGATATTAAATTCTGTGTACTTCCATGTATCATAGATGATGATATGAGGAACCTATACAATATCGTATTGAAGAGTGATGGATTTATATTTGTAACACCTATCTATTGGTACAATGTTCCGGGACCACTAAAAAACTTTATAGACAGACTAACGGTTCTAGAAAACGCTATATTCATTGAAGGACGCAGCAAAGTAGAGGGTAAGGTAGCGGGATTCATAGCCGTAGGTAATGATACTGGCGCCTTAGCCGTAATACAGAATCTTATGGCAATAATGAATAGTTTCGGTATCACAATACCACCCTGGGCTCTAGCTTACCATGAATCAGAAGAAGATCCTGTGTATAATGAAAAATTTGTACTTGATATAGCTAATGTCTTAAGATGTGTTGTCCTTATGGTGAAACTCCTAAAAGGAAAAATATATCATGTAGAATACTGGTATAGAGCTGACACTGATTACATCTCTACTACAATGAAAATAGCTAGAAGAGTTTAT